Genomic DNA from Peribacillus simplex NBRC 15720 = DSM 1321:
AAAGATAATGGCACCCAACAGTACACTTACATAAGGATTGTTTATTAAAGCAATATCGTCTGCATGTAAAACAATTAATAATTCTGGAATAAGTAACATACCAAGTGTTCCGCCGACTATTAAGAAGCATGCTTGTATAATGCGTTTTAACATCCCTTTCACCTCCCTCTACTCATTATTGACCAATAAAATAAAATGAAACCTTCGAAAATTCGTTTTCATTATATACGTTAAATTCACTTAAGGAATTAGTGGATTTACAAATATGAATTCTTCTCTTTTTCGTAATATTAGCCTAGCACCCTGAGTTTTGAGTGTCAAAAATAAACACCAATCAATTTCAGGATAATTCAGGAAAATTTTGAAGGTCAGCTGCACTTTACATCCTTCTATTTGTGACCAGTTGATTTTTTAAAATGCGGAGTCCTTCTTTGATTTTATTGGCCCGGACTTCGCCTATACCCTCCACATCGTCAAGGTTTTCAACCGTTGCTTTATTGACTTCACTAAAGCTTCCGAACTGTTTCACTAAATTTTCGATGATCAAACCCGGCAAGCGTGGGATTTTATGAAGAATACGGTAACCACGGGGATGTACTGACTCATCAAGATGTATGTATCCATGATAGCCCAGCACCTTTAGAAGAATGCTTTCATCCAGTTTTTCCTGCATGGCCAACTCTTGAAGCCTAAAAATGATTTCCTCAGGATTTTCATCATTACTGGAGGTATAATCCTTGATAAGCCATTTCCCTTCCGTTTCAATATCTGCCAGGATTTCATTCATTTGCAAACGGATCAATCTTCCTTCCGTCCCAAGCTCATTAAGGTACGTTAATAGCTCCGCCTTGATTCTGAGCACCATTACATAACGGTGAAATACCTGCAAAAGGTCGGCGTAGGTCACAATTTCCTCAAACTCGAGCGCTCCTAAAACCGATATGCTCTGCTGCAGGACCACCTTGTATTTTTCCAAGGTCTGGATGGCTAAATTAGCCTTAGCAAGTATGACTCCTATATCTTTAAGGGCATACCGGAAATTGCCTTGATATAAAGTGATGACATTCCGGCGTTGTGAAATTGCGACGACCAACGACTTGGTCTCCCTTGCCACACGTTCCGCTGTCCTATGACGCATTCCCGTTTCAGTGGAAGGTGTACTATTATCCGGCACTAATTGGGCATTTGCGAAAATGATCTTATCGGCAGTTTCATTTAAAATGATGGCCCCGTCCATCTTCGCCAATTCATATAATGTGCTTGGGGTACAGTTGCAGTTGATTTCGAAGCCGCCATCTACGATCGTTCGCACCTTCTCGTTATATCCGACGACTATCAAACCACCTGTATTTGCCCTCAGGACATTTTCAATACCCTCCCGAAGCGGGGTACCCGGAGCTACAATTTGCAGAATTTCCAATTTTGTTTTCTCATACCCTTTTTTATCTGTCATACTTAACCCCCTAACGTTTGTTTAAGAGCCTCCGAAACCGATGAAACACCAACGATCTTAATACCTTTCGGCGCGGTCCATCCTCCTATATTATTAGCCGGTATTATAACCCGCTCAAACCCTAACTTCGCTGCTTCCTGCACCCTTTGTTCAATTCGTGAAACCCTTCTTACTTCCCCAGTCAGCCCCACTTCACCAATGATGCAATCGGTAGGGTTTGTTGGTTTATCACGGAAGCTTGATGCAATGCTTATTGCAACAGCGAGGTCAATTGCCGGTTCATCCAGCTTGACGCCACCAGCAACCTTTAAATACGCATCTTGGTTTTGGAGCAGCAATCCAACTCTCTTTTCCAGAACAGCCATTAAAAGCGAAACTCGATTGTGGTCAATTCCCGTGGCCATTCGTCTTGGATTGCCAAAACTCGTAGGTGAAATCAATGCTTGAATTTCTACAAGCACTGGCCTTGTGCCCTCCATGGATGCGACGACTGTGGAGCCCGAAGCTCCTTGCGACCGTTCTTCAAGGAAAATTTCCGATGGATTCGCGACCTCTTCCAATCCATGTTCTTTCATCTCAAAAATACCCATCTCATTCGTCGAACCAAAGCGATTTTTGACCGCACGTATAATTCGATATGTATGGTGTCTTTCTCCTTCAAAATATAATACGGTGTCAACCATGTGCTCAAGCAGCCGTGGCCCCGCAATGGCCCCTTCCTTTGTAACGTGTCCGACGATAAAAATCGCGATCCCGTTCGTTTTAGCAATGCGCATGAGTGAGGCTGTGCATTCCCTCACTTGTGAAACGCTTCCTGGGGCAGATGTAACCTCTGAATGGTATACCGTTTGAATGGAGTCAATAATGACCAAATCCGGTTTTACATCTGTAATTGCCTGTTGGATGTAGTCCATATCGGTTTCAGCATAAACGAATAGATTTTCCGACATGGTCCCAAGCCGGTCCGCTCTCAATTTGGTCTGCTTGACTGATTCTTCACCTGATATATAAAGCACTTTTTTCTGTTTATGCGCCAATTGGGATGATACCTGTAAAAGCAGGGTGGACTTACCGATACCCGGGTCCCCACCAATCAATACAAGGGATCCCTGTACGATCCCGCCCCCAAGAGCACGATTCAATTCCATTAAATCCGTCTTAATCCGTGGTTCTTTTTCTGATTGAATAGTCGTTATGGGTGCTGCCTTCTCCCGTTCCCCGGAACCTCTAACCTCTGAATGGGTAAAAGCGCCTTTTCTAGCTGGTTTAACGATTTCGGTTTCCTCGACCATTTTGTTCCATTCACCGCATCCTGGACATTTCCCCATCCATTTCGCGGACTCATAACCACAAGACTGACACATAAATTTCGTTTTCTTCTTTACAGCCATAAATTACTCCTCTTCCTTTGGAAAAAATATCTATATTAAGGATATTATATCTCTGTTTTATTTAAACCTTCTTAAGGCTAAGTTTTTTAAAAAAATATTCACCCTACTTGTCCCATTTATACTCATATCTACCTATGGATAAAAAACAGAGGTACACTGCAAAAGAATCTGCGTGTACCTCGAAGTTTAGGATCAGGTTATTCACTTACATTAACAGGCTCGCCTTGTCGGATTGCAAACTCATTATTCACGACATCCATTACGACCGTTTGCCCTTTTTTCACGTTGCCCTTAAGTAACTCTTCGGATAGATAATCTTCTACATGCTTCTGAAGCGCCCTGCGGATTGGTCGTGCCCCATATTCCGGATCAAAACCTTCCGTAGCAATTTTTTCTCTAGCCGCATCTGTCAGCTCCAAGTAAATCTCCTGTTCTTTCAAACGGGTAGTAAGCTGATTTGACATTAATGTAACGATTTGTTTCAAATGATCCTTCTCTAATGAGTGGAACACGATAGTTTCATCAATACGATTCAGGAATTCCGGACGGAATGCACGTTTGAGTTCTTCCATCACTTTCCCTTTCATATTTTTATAGTCCTGGCCAGTATCCTGGATGTTAAAGCCGACATACTTATCAGTTTTCAAGGCCGACGCCCCTACATTCGATGTCATAATCAGAATGGTATTCCTGAAATCAACAGTACGCCCCTTGGAATCTGTCAGTCTTCCGTCTTCCAATACTTGAAGAAGAATATTGAAGACATCCGGATGCGCCTTTTCTATTTCATCAAGCAGAACGACCGAGTATGGTTTCCTCCGCACTTTTTCCGTTAACTGACCGCCTTCTTCGTATCCAACATATCCTGGAGGGGATCCAACAAGACGTGAAGTCGAATGTTTCTCCATATATTCGGACATATCGATGCGGATCATGGCATCTTCATCACCAAAAATGGATTCGGCTAAAGCACGGGCCAGCTCGGTTTTACCGACCCCTGTAGGTCCCAAGAAGATGAATGAACCAATTGGACGTTTAGGATCTTTCAAACCTGCCCTTGCACGTCGTACTGCTTTAGAAACCGCAATGACGGCCTCTTCCTGCCCAATAACACGATCATGGAGGATTGACTCCATATTAAGCAGTTTGTCTGACTCTGTTTGCGCCAATTTAGTGACTGGCACTCCCGTCCAGCTGGATACGACGTGTGCAATGTCATCCACAGTCACTTCACTGTTCTCCTGCCCTTGTTTTTCTTTCCAAGTTTTTTTCGTTTCTTCCAATTGTTCTCTTAAGCGTTGTTCTGTATCGCGAAGCGAAGCAGCTTTTTCAAATTCCTGGCTCTGAACGGAAGCATCCTTTTCCTTACGAACATCATCTAACTTCACTTCAAGTTCCTTTAAGTTAGGTGGCGTTGTGTATGAGCGCAGCCTAACCTTGGAACCAGCTTCATCAATCAAGTCAATCGCTTTATCCGGTAAAAAGCGATCGGAAATATAACGGTCTGATAATTTGACTGCGGCATCAATCGCTTCGTCAGTAATCGATACGCGGTGATGTGCCTCATAACGGTCACGCAACCCCTTGAGAATTTGGATGGATTCCAAAATAGTCGGCTCATCGACTTGGATTGGCTGGAAACGACGTTCAAGCGCAGCATCCTTTTCAATATACTTACGGTACTCATCTAAAGTTGTAGCACCGATACATTGTAATTCACCACGTGCCAATGATGGTTTAAGGATATTGGAGGCATCAATGGCACCTTCTGCACCACCTGCACCAATCAATGTATGCAATTCATCGATGAATAAGATGATATTACCCGCCTGACGTATTTCATCCATAACTTTCTTCAATCGGTCCTCAAATTCACCACGGTATTTAGTACCAGCCACTACAGTACCCATATCAAGTGTCATTACGCGTTTATCACGTAAAATTTCAGGTACCTCATTATTGATAATCTGTTGGGCAAGCCCTTCAGCAATGGCTGTTTTACCTACCCCAGGTTCACCGATTAATACGGGGTTATTTTTCGTACGACGGCTTAATACCTCAATGACACGCTGTATTTCCTTACCTCTTCCGATAACGGGATCCAAGCTTCCTTCCCTGGCAATCGCCGTTAAATCACGGGCTAGGCCATCCAGTGTCGGCGTGCTTGCATTTGAAGCGGCTGAACCTTGATGACCACCTGATTCATTGCTGCCCAAGAGTTGTAATACTTGTTGTCGAGCTTTATTTAAACTTACTCCCAGATTATTCAATACGCGGGCAGCTACACCTTCCCCTTCTCGTATAAGACCTAGAAGAACATGCTCTGTCCCAACATATGAGTGACCTAATTTTCTTGCCTCATCCATGGAAAGCTCAATCACTTTCTTGGCTCTTGGGGTATAATGTATCGTTTGAGCCGTATCCTGTCCACGGCCGATTAAATTTTCCACTTCTTTCTGAATCTTTTCCGGGCCCAATCCAAGAGCATATAACGCTTTGGCTGCAATACCATCACCTTCTCGGACCAGGCCCAGTAAAATATGTTCCGTACCAATATTATTATGACCTAAACGGATTGCCTCTTCTTGGGCTAATGCTAATACTTTCTGGGCTCTTTCAGTAAAACGACCAAACATCATAGGGAATTCCTCCTTAAGAATTTTCGTTTTGAATAAAGTTGCTGGCAATTCTCTAAGTAATGGCAGAAGCTTCTTCTTGCTCCATATCTATTACATGAAATTTAATACTCCCTAAAGAGGTCAATGACCTCTATGAGGAGGAATGTTCCGTGAAATTCAAGCGTTCCCGGATGAGTGCTGCTCTACGGATATCCCTTTCATGGGGTCTTAAAGGGCCACCTGCGTACTTTTGTAAAAATCCCGACTGCGTCAAAATCATCAACTCATTTAGAATGCTTTTAGATATATTTTTTATATACCCAAGATCTATCCCTAACCTAACATCGGAGATACAAGTAGCAGCTTCCTTGGTCTCGATGATTCGAGCATTGGACAAAATCCCATATGAACGGAAAATTCTATCTTCTAATTGTATGTGGGAAGTCCTTGCTAATGCATCCCTCGCTGACCGTTCCTGAGCTATGATTTGTTGCACTACACTTGTTAAATCTTCAACGATATCCCTTTCCGACTTTCCAAGAGTAATTTGATTAGAGATTTGAAAAATATTTCCTAACGCTTGACTGCCCTCTCCATAAATCCCTCGAACCACCAACCCCAATTGGTTGATAGCCGGTATGATATTATTCATCTGTTGTGTAAGGACCAGGCCCGGAAGATGCATCATGACTGAAGCCCTTAATCCTGTTCCCACATTAGTCGGACAACTAGTTAGGTAACCTCTTTCTTCATCATATGCATAGTCTATGGATTCTTCAATCCAATCGTCAAGAACATTTGCAATCTTTAAGGTTTCCTTTAGCTGCAACCCCGACATTAAACATTGAATACGGAGATGATCCTCCTCGTTTATCATGATACTTATTTCTTCATTTTCTGAAAGGAGACATGCGCTTTTCGCTGAGTCTTCAACTAAATGAGGACTGATTAAATGTTTTTCAACAAGAACGCGCTTTTCCAGTGGCTGCAATTGGTCAATCTCTAAAAGTTCCAGTTTTCCAATCTCTGGAGTTACTTCCTCTTCGATTCTTTTTTTGACCAATTCAATGATTTTTTTAGCTTCTTCGTTAGAAAAGGAGGTTGGGAAGGTAAAGTCTTTGAAATTCCTAGCCAGCCGAATCCGCGAACTCAATACAATATCGATTTCCGGCCCTTCGGCACTCATCCAGGAACTCAAGGCGTTTTCTACAAACTTTTCCAAGCTCATAATTCCTCGCCTCCCTCTTGTGCTTCATACCTTTTTTCAAGGGAACGAACCTTATCTCTTACCTCTGCCGCTTTCTCAAACTCCTCTTGATCAATGTGGACCTTTAAAACTTCTTTCAAATCCAAAATTTGCTTTCGAAGATATATGGTGCCACCAATCCTTTTTGGAATTTTCCCTATATGTGCTGTATTGCCGCTATGAACCCTCTTTAAAATGGGATTTAACTGTTCATTGAACGTCTTATAACATTCGGCACAGCCAAACTTACCAATATGGACAAATTCTTTATAAGATCGATGACAATGCGGGCAACGCCTCTCTTCCGTTTTGGGAAATGCATTTGCCTTTGTCTGTTGAATATTCGACTCCATATTCAACAATCCTGCTAATAAATTATTTATTGAAAAACCAGGTCCACCTGCATCCATGAACATTTCACCTTTTTCCTGAGCACATTTCTCACAAATCATGACTTCAGTCTTTATTCCATTGATGATTTTGGTGAAGTGCAGGGTAGCAGGCCTTTGATGACATTCTTGGCAAATCAACGTTCATCACCTCTGCCAGTTTCATTTATATTTTAAAGTCGTAAGCATCGCAGTTAAAATTCTTGCCCTAAGCTCATCGCGGTCAGGTAGGTCGATATAAATCACCGATCTATCTATGACGCTCATCATAATCTTTGCTTCTCTTTCATTAATGACGTCTTCATTCATCAGCCTTGAAATTACTCCTTCAGCCATCGATTGAGTTACCCTGGAACCAATAAGCGATAATAATTGGTTGATAAGTTGCACGGAATCCTGTGATTCGACTTTCATGATGCGTATATAACCGCCGCCTCCACGCTTACTCTCTACAACATAACCTCTCTCGATGGTAAACCTGGTATTGATTACGTAATTGATTTGAGAAGGCACACACTGAAATTTATCTGCTATTTCACTTCTTTTAATCTCTAAGATATCTTTTTGACTTATTTCAAGTACTTGCTTCAAATAAGTTTCGATAACATCAGATATGTTTCTCACTCAGCCTCCTCCATTCTGACTTTGACTATATTTGACTATTATTATACAAGGAATAATCCATTTTGCAACTT
This window encodes:
- the radA gene encoding DNA repair protein RadA — protein: MAVKKKTKFMCQSCGYESAKWMGKCPGCGEWNKMVEETEIVKPARKGAFTHSEVRGSGEREKAAPITTIQSEKEPRIKTDLMELNRALGGGIVQGSLVLIGGDPGIGKSTLLLQVSSQLAHKQKKVLYISGEESVKQTKLRADRLGTMSENLFVYAETDMDYIQQAITDVKPDLVIIDSIQTVYHSEVTSAPGSVSQVRECTASLMRIAKTNGIAIFIVGHVTKEGAIAGPRLLEHMVDTVLYFEGERHHTYRIIRAVKNRFGSTNEMGIFEMKEHGLEEVANPSEIFLEERSQGASGSTVVASMEGTRPVLVEIQALISPTSFGNPRRMATGIDHNRVSLLMAVLEKRVGLLLQNQDAYLKVAGGVKLDEPAIDLAVAISIASSFRDKPTNPTDCIIGEVGLTGEVRRVSRIEQRVQEAAKLGFERVIIPANNIGGWTAPKGIKIVGVSSVSEALKQTLGG
- a CDS encoding UvrB/UvrC motif-containing protein, whose product is MICQECHQRPATLHFTKIINGIKTEVMICEKCAQEKGEMFMDAGGPGFSINNLLAGLLNMESNIQQTKANAFPKTEERRCPHCHRSYKEFVHIGKFGCAECYKTFNEQLNPILKRVHSGNTAHIGKIPKRIGGTIYLRKQILDLKEVLKVHIDQEEFEKAAEVRDKVRSLEKRYEAQEGGEEL
- the clpC gene encoding ATP-dependent protease ATP-binding subunit ClpC, whose translation is MMFGRFTERAQKVLALAQEEAIRLGHNNIGTEHILLGLVREGDGIAAKALYALGLGPEKIQKEVENLIGRGQDTAQTIHYTPRAKKVIELSMDEARKLGHSYVGTEHVLLGLIREGEGVAARVLNNLGVSLNKARQQVLQLLGSNESGGHQGSAASNASTPTLDGLARDLTAIAREGSLDPVIGRGKEIQRVIEVLSRRTKNNPVLIGEPGVGKTAIAEGLAQQIINNEVPEILRDKRVMTLDMGTVVAGTKYRGEFEDRLKKVMDEIRQAGNIILFIDELHTLIGAGGAEGAIDASNILKPSLARGELQCIGATTLDEYRKYIEKDAALERRFQPIQVDEPTILESIQILKGLRDRYEAHHRVSITDEAIDAAVKLSDRYISDRFLPDKAIDLIDEAGSKVRLRSYTTPPNLKELEVKLDDVRKEKDASVQSQEFEKAASLRDTEQRLREQLEETKKTWKEKQGQENSEVTVDDIAHVVSSWTGVPVTKLAQTESDKLLNMESILHDRVIGQEEAVIAVSKAVRRARAGLKDPKRPIGSFIFLGPTGVGKTELARALAESIFGDEDAMIRIDMSEYMEKHSTSRLVGSPPGYVGYEEGGQLTEKVRRKPYSVVLLDEIEKAHPDVFNILLQVLEDGRLTDSKGRTVDFRNTILIMTSNVGASALKTDKYVGFNIQDTGQDYKNMKGKVMEELKRAFRPEFLNRIDETIVFHSLEKDHLKQIVTLMSNQLTTRLKEQEIYLELTDAAREKIATEGFDPEYGARPIRRALQKHVEDYLSEELLKGNVKKGQTVVMDVVNNEFAIRQGEPVNVSE
- a CDS encoding CtsR family transcriptional regulator; the encoded protein is MRNISDVIETYLKQVLEISQKDILEIKRSEIADKFQCVPSQINYVINTRFTIERGYVVESKRGGGGYIRIMKVESQDSVQLINQLLSLIGSRVTQSMAEGVISRLMNEDVINEREAKIMMSVIDRSVIYIDLPDRDELRARILTAMLTTLKYK
- the disA gene encoding DNA integrity scanning diadenylate cyclase DisA, which codes for MTDKKGYEKTKLEILQIVAPGTPLREGIENVLRANTGGLIVVGYNEKVRTIVDGGFEINCNCTPSTLYELAKMDGAIILNETADKIIFANAQLVPDNSTPSTETGMRHRTAERVARETKSLVVAISQRRNVITLYQGNFRYALKDIGVILAKANLAIQTLEKYKVVLQQSISVLGALEFEEIVTYADLLQVFHRYVMVLRIKAELLTYLNELGTEGRLIRLQMNEILADIETEGKWLIKDYTSSNDENPEEIIFRLQELAMQEKLDESILLKVLGYHGYIHLDESVHPRGYRILHKIPRLPGLIIENLVKQFGSFSEVNKATVENLDDVEGIGEVRANKIKEGLRILKNQLVTNRRM
- a CDS encoding protein arginine kinase; this translates as MSLEKFVENALSSWMSAEGPEIDIVLSSRIRLARNFKDFTFPTSFSNEEAKKIIELVKKRIEEEVTPEIGKLELLEIDQLQPLEKRVLVEKHLISPHLVEDSAKSACLLSENEEISIMINEEDHLRIQCLMSGLQLKETLKIANVLDDWIEESIDYAYDEERGYLTSCPTNVGTGLRASVMMHLPGLVLTQQMNNIIPAINQLGLVVRGIYGEGSQALGNIFQISNQITLGKSERDIVEDLTSVVQQIIAQERSARDALARTSHIQLEDRIFRSYGILSNARIIETKEAATCISDVRLGIDLGYIKNISKSILNELMILTQSGFLQKYAGGPLRPHERDIRRAALIRERLNFTEHSSS